Proteins encoded by one window of uncultured Draconibacterium sp.:
- a CDS encoding XRE family transcriptional regulator: MKNHKSVGKKIKEYREFRQISRSDLALQANLDEVQLQLIEEKGNVPSLGVLIKISRALGVRIGTFLDDQETVGPALVNAGQAEESLSFSTTDESSREHLNFFSLAQAKSGRHMEPFLVEIEPAEESDYKLSSHEGEEFIYVLEGSIEINYGKEVYVLKKGDTIYLDSVVSHNIHAAGDQGAKMLAVIYTPI; the protein is encoded by the coding sequence ATGAAAAACCATAAAAGTGTTGGTAAAAAGATAAAAGAGTATCGCGAGTTCAGACAGATTTCGCGTTCAGATTTAGCATTACAAGCAAATCTTGATGAGGTACAATTGCAATTGATTGAAGAAAAAGGGAATGTGCCATCGTTAGGTGTTTTAATAAAGATATCGCGGGCTCTGGGAGTTCGTATCGGTACTTTTCTTGACGATCAGGAGACCGTTGGACCAGCTCTGGTAAATGCAGGGCAGGCAGAAGAAAGCCTGAGTTTTTCTACAACCGACGAAAGCAGTCGCGAGCACCTGAACTTTTTTTCGCTGGCACAAGCCAAATCCGGAAGACACATGGAACCTTTTTTGGTTGAAATAGAACCGGCAGAGGAGTCGGATTACAAATTATCGTCGCACGAGGGAGAAGAGTTTATATACGTATTAGAGGGAAGTATAGAAATAAATTACGGGAAAGAAGTGTACGTTCTGAAAAAAGGAGATACCATTTATCTTGATTCGGTAGTTTCGCACAATATTCATGCAGCAGGAGATCAGGGAGCAAAAATGCTTGCAGTAATTTACACGCCTATCTAA
- a CDS encoding AMP-binding protein, with protein sequence MQLIDYTLGSILEKWAFETPDKDFIVYPDRDLRFTYKEFNERVDRLAKGLLYIGIKPGDKVGIWAKNVPDWTTLMFATAKIGAVLVTVNTNYKLTEVGYLLKNADINTLFIVDGYRDSDYVEMLFELVPELKTQARGKLTSDEFPKLKSVGFIGQQKHRGMYNTDELILLGDHIDDLELESVKVAVNCHDVVNMQYTSGTTGFPKGVMLTHHNILNNGFATGECMKYTEDDRLLVCVPLFHCFGCVLAVCAIVTHGATMVFTEDFDPLLVLASVQKEKCTALYGVPTMFIAELNHPMFDMFDLSSLRTGIMAGALCPIETMRQVMDKMNMKDIIIVYGLTESSPGMTATRTHNSVEVRATTVGFEFPNVEVKIVNPETGEECSAEEQGEICCRGYNVMKGYYNNPEETAKAIDKDGWLHSGDLAVKTKDGFYRITGRIKDMIVRGGENIYPREIENYLYQLPQIEAVEVAGVPSPKYGEAVGAFIKLKQGESLTEEEVVDFCRGKIARFKIPKYIFFVDGFPMTASGKIQKYKLSEMSVALCKEQGVEIV encoded by the coding sequence ATGCAGCTAATCGACTATACATTAGGAAGTATTCTTGAAAAATGGGCCTTCGAAACACCCGATAAAGATTTTATCGTTTATCCCGATCGTGACCTTCGGTTTACTTACAAAGAATTTAATGAGCGGGTTGACAGGTTGGCGAAAGGCCTGTTATACATCGGAATTAAGCCGGGCGATAAAGTAGGAATTTGGGCAAAGAATGTCCCTGACTGGACTACTCTGATGTTTGCGACTGCTAAAATTGGGGCTGTTTTAGTTACTGTTAACACGAATTATAAGTTGACAGAAGTAGGATACCTGTTAAAGAATGCCGATATAAATACACTTTTTATTGTTGATGGTTATCGCGATAGCGACTACGTTGAAATGCTGTTTGAACTGGTGCCGGAATTAAAAACCCAGGCCCGTGGAAAGCTGACATCGGATGAATTCCCGAAACTTAAAAGTGTAGGTTTTATTGGTCAGCAAAAACATCGTGGAATGTATAACACCGACGAGTTAATACTTTTGGGAGATCATATTGATGACCTGGAACTGGAAAGTGTTAAGGTGGCGGTAAATTGTCATGATGTTGTAAATATGCAGTACACATCGGGTACAACAGGTTTCCCCAAAGGAGTAATGCTTACCCACCATAATATCCTAAACAATGGATTTGCGACCGGCGAGTGTATGAAATATACAGAAGACGACCGTTTGCTGGTTTGTGTTCCACTCTTTCACTGCTTTGGATGTGTGCTTGCTGTGTGTGCAATTGTAACACACGGAGCCACCATGGTATTTACTGAAGATTTTGATCCGTTGCTTGTACTGGCATCAGTTCAGAAAGAAAAGTGTACGGCCTTATATGGCGTTCCTACTATGTTCATCGCCGAGCTGAATCATCCTATGTTTGATATGTTCGATCTTTCCTCATTGCGTACAGGAATCATGGCCGGAGCCCTTTGTCCGATTGAAACCATGCGCCAGGTTATGGATAAAATGAACATGAAAGACATTATAATTGTATACGGCCTCACTGAGAGTTCGCCCGGAATGACGGCTACACGCACGCACAATTCGGTTGAGGTTCGTGCCACAACAGTGGGGTTTGAGTTTCCAAATGTTGAGGTAAAGATTGTAAATCCTGAAACCGGTGAAGAATGTTCTGCAGAAGAACAGGGTGAAATTTGTTGCCGTGGTTACAATGTAATGAAAGGGTATTACAATAATCCGGAAGAGACTGCAAAAGCCATTGATAAGGATGGTTGGTTGCATTCAGGTGATTTGGCAGTAAAAACAAAAGATGGTTTTTACCGAATTACCGGACGTATTAAAGATATGATCGTTCGCGGAGGAGAAAACATTTACCCCCGCGAAATAGAAAACTACCTGTATCAATTGCCGCAAATCGAGGCAGTAGAAGTTGCGGGAGTACCAAGTCCGAAATATGGCGAGGCAGTTGGCGCATTTATTAAACTGAAACAGGGCGAATCTCTTACCGAGGAAGAAGTGGTTGATTTTTGCAGAGGTAAAATTGCACGATTTAAAATACCAAAATACATTTTCTTTGTTGATGGATTTCCGATGACTGCCAGCGGTAAAATTCAGAAATACAAACTCAGCGAAATGTCGGTTGCTCTTTGTAAAGAGCAAGGAGTTGAGATTGTTTAA
- the pyrH gene encoding UMP kinase yields the protein MAKYKRILLKLSGESLMGDQQYGIDQNRLADYAEEIASIVKSGVQVGIVIGGGNIFRGLSGAAKGFDRVKGDQMGMLATVINSLALNSALVNQGLKSKVLTAIRMEPVGEYYSKDRAIEALQNGEVVIISGGTGNPYFTTDTASALRGIEIEADIMFKGTRVDGIYTADPEKDKTATKFEKISFDEIYNRNLRIMDLTATTLCKENNLPIYVFNMDQKGNLQRVMSGEDIGTLVYI from the coding sequence ATGGCAAAATACAAACGCATTCTGTTAAAATTAAGCGGCGAATCGCTCATGGGAGACCAACAATACGGTATCGATCAGAACCGACTGGCTGATTATGCCGAAGAAATAGCATCGATTGTAAAATCGGGTGTGCAAGTAGGTATCGTAATTGGCGGAGGTAATATTTTTCGCGGGTTAAGTGGGGCTGCCAAAGGTTTTGACCGTGTAAAAGGTGATCAAATGGGGATGCTGGCCACAGTTATAAACAGTCTGGCTTTAAATTCTGCCCTGGTTAATCAAGGTTTAAAATCAAAGGTACTCACAGCAATCAGGATGGAACCTGTTGGCGAATATTATTCAAAAGATAGGGCTATTGAGGCATTGCAAAACGGCGAAGTAGTAATAATCTCCGGCGGAACAGGTAATCCTTATTTCACTACTGATACCGCAAGTGCTTTGCGTGGAATTGAAATTGAAGCAGACATCATGTTTAAAGGAACCCGTGTTGATGGTATTTATACGGCCGACCCGGAAAAGGATAAGACAGCAACGAAGTTTGAAAAAATCAGTTTCGATGAAATTTATAACAGGAACCTCCGTATAATGGATCTCACCGCTACAACATTGTGCAAAGAGAATAATCTTCCGATTTATGTTTTTAATATGGATCAAAAAGGTAATTTACAGAGAGTTATGAGCGGAGAGGACATCGGAACACTCGTTTATATTTAG
- the frr gene encoding ribosome recycling factor has product MQEEVDFVLDICKEKMEAAIAHLEKELVHIRAGKASPTMLDGVHVEYYGSQTPLNQVSNVSTPDARTIAVQPWEKNLIPEIEKAIINANLGLNPDNNGEIIRINIPVLTEERRKSLVKQAHQEGENAKVSVRGARKESNDSLKKLQKEGLSEDIEKDAEAEVQKMTDDYGKKIDALVKAKEEDIMTI; this is encoded by the coding sequence ATGCAAGAAGAAGTAGATTTCGTTTTAGACATTTGTAAAGAAAAGATGGAGGCTGCTATTGCGCACCTCGAGAAGGAATTGGTTCACATTAGAGCGGGGAAAGCCTCACCAACCATGTTGGATGGAGTTCATGTAGAATATTATGGTAGTCAAACGCCGCTGAATCAGGTTTCTAACGTAAGTACGCCTGATGCACGAACAATTGCTGTTCAGCCCTGGGAAAAGAATTTGATCCCGGAAATTGAAAAGGCAATTATTAACGCAAATCTGGGATTAAACCCGGATAACAATGGTGAGATTATCCGAATTAATATTCCTGTATTGACTGAAGAACGAAGAAAGAGCTTGGTAAAACAAGCCCATCAGGAAGGAGAGAACGCAAAAGTAAGCGTTCGTGGAGCACGAAAAGAGTCGAATGATAGCCTTAAGAAACTTCAAAAAGAAGGCTTGTCGGAGGATATCGAGAAAGACGCGGAAGCTGAAGTGCAAAAAATGACTGATGATTACGGTAAGAAGATCGACGCCTTGGTGAAAGCCAAGGAAGAAGATATAATGACTATTTAA
- a CDS encoding DUF3267 domain-containing protein translates to MSRSNPSIEELNSSDEYELFAELEHREVKTFVIEQLGKGGWLVTSYMCYQIAMILIGLFLLTRTIVLCFNGICQPLWYSLATIVFCLSVLIVIHELIHGIVIKLSGAPKVNYGAYFKKFMFFAEADRFVLNRRQFTLIALAPLVVVKLITLCGVVIFFQQPAFYAFALVMCIHSLFCAGDIGLLSVFHSKSSEIYTYDICSERKSYYFRKK, encoded by the coding sequence ATGAGCAGGAGTAATCCATCAATTGAAGAATTGAACTCCAGCGATGAGTACGAATTGTTTGCAGAGTTGGAGCACCGTGAGGTAAAAACCTTTGTAATTGAACAATTGGGAAAAGGTGGCTGGCTGGTTACAAGCTATATGTGTTACCAAATAGCGATGATTTTAATCGGACTTTTTCTACTAACCAGAACTATTGTTCTTTGTTTCAACGGCATCTGTCAACCTCTTTGGTACAGCCTGGCAACGATTGTGTTTTGTCTTTCTGTACTCATTGTTATCCATGAACTCATTCACGGAATCGTTATAAAATTAAGCGGTGCACCAAAAGTGAATTATGGGGCTTATTTCAAAAAATTTATGTTTTTCGCCGAGGCCGACCGATTTGTATTAAACCGACGACAATTTACATTGATAGCATTAGCGCCACTGGTTGTGGTAAAGCTAATTACACTTTGTGGAGTTGTAATATTTTTTCAGCAACCTGCATTTTATGCATTTGCGCTGGTAATGTGTATCCATAGTTTGTTTTGTGCAGGAGATATCGGATTACTTTCGGTGTTTCATTCCAAATCGTCAGAAATTTATACCTACGACATTTGTTCAGAGCGAAAAAGTTACTATTTCAGAAAGAAGTAA
- a CDS encoding oligosaccharide flippase family protein, with the protein MKRKFVTNLILLLFLNLLIKPIWIFGIDRTVQNTVGDETFGLYFALFNFSMLLNILLDVGITNYNNRNIAQHNFLLPKHLSNIIGLKLLLAFVYAIFSLGIAAIIGYNKIQFHLLFFLIFNQFLISFTLYLRSNLSALHLFRTDSLISVLDRSIMLVICSILLFTSWTNIRFSINWYVYVQTIAYVLTALTTFIVVLAKSGRIKVRFDLSFFRVFLKKSYPYALLILLMSFYNRIDSVMLERLLPHPVGKEQAGIYAHSFRLLDAVSMFGLLFAGLLLPIFAKMLKQKERVGQMVQLSFTLLIVPAIIIAISCIFYDTEIMATLYTSSTEHSSGILGILMTGFIGIAFTYIFGTLLTANGSMKQLNIMAFCGMVLNVVLNLMLIPKFMAYGSAYASLATQLFTGLAQFVLAMIVFNLRPKITYIIQLLLFTGVVILAGFLSKQIDNWFYGYLMMLTGSVILAILFKLFNLKDLYHIIRYEQE; encoded by the coding sequence TTGAAACGTAAATTTGTAACCAACCTAATATTATTACTTTTCCTGAATCTGCTGATAAAACCAATCTGGATTTTTGGGATTGACAGGACAGTTCAAAACACCGTTGGCGATGAAACTTTCGGTCTTTATTTTGCATTATTCAACTTCTCCATGTTGCTTAATATTTTGCTCGATGTTGGAATTACCAATTACAACAATCGCAACATTGCACAACATAACTTTTTGCTGCCTAAGCATCTTTCCAATATCATCGGATTGAAGCTTCTTTTGGCTTTTGTTTATGCCATTTTCAGTTTAGGAATTGCGGCTATTATCGGGTACAACAAGATCCAGTTTCACCTGCTTTTCTTTTTAATCTTTAACCAGTTCCTGATTTCATTCACACTGTACCTAAGGTCTAATTTAAGTGCTTTGCACCTCTTCCGCACCGATAGTTTGATATCGGTTTTAGACCGAAGTATTATGCTCGTTATTTGTAGCATTCTACTGTTTACTTCCTGGACAAACATCCGGTTTTCAATCAATTGGTATGTTTATGTTCAAACCATTGCTTACGTGCTGACTGCATTAACTACTTTTATTGTCGTGCTTGCAAAATCGGGGCGTATAAAAGTGCGGTTCGACCTTTCTTTCTTTCGGGTATTTTTAAAGAAATCGTACCCCTATGCACTGCTTATTTTGCTGATGTCGTTTTACAACCGAATTGATTCTGTAATGCTTGAACGTTTGCTCCCTCACCCAGTTGGAAAAGAGCAGGCCGGTATTTATGCCCACTCATTTCGTTTGCTGGATGCCGTTTCGATGTTTGGATTACTCTTTGCCGGATTATTGCTACCGATTTTCGCCAAAATGCTGAAACAAAAGGAACGTGTCGGGCAAATGGTACAACTTTCGTTCACCCTTTTAATTGTTCCGGCAATAATCATTGCTATTTCGTGTATTTTCTACGATACCGAGATCATGGCGACTTTATATACTTCGAGTACAGAACACTCATCGGGCATTCTGGGCATACTAATGACAGGTTTTATTGGTATTGCATTTACCTATATATTCGGCACTCTACTTACCGCGAACGGTAGCATGAAACAGCTCAACATTATGGCTTTTTGTGGAATGGTATTGAATGTTGTGCTTAACCTTATGCTTATCCCTAAATTTATGGCATATGGCTCTGCTTATGCCAGTTTAGCAACCCAACTGTTTACAGGACTGGCACAATTCGTTCTGGCTATGATTGTTTTCAATTTGCGACCTAAAATCACTTATATCATTCAGCTGTTATTATTTACAGGTGTTGTTATTCTTGCCGGCTTTCTGTCAAAACAAATCGATAATTGGTTTTACGGTTATCTAATGATGTTGACCGGATCCGTGATTTTAGCTATTCTTTTCAAACTATTTAATCTAAAAGATCTTTACCATATCATTCGCTATGAGCAGGAGTAA
- a CDS encoding glycosyltransferase family 1 protein — translation MVIAVNTRLLLKGKLEGIGWFTYETLKRMTINHPEHEFIFIFDRPYSKDYVFAENVTPVVVGPPTRHPVLWYLWFEYQIPKILKKYKADLFLSPDGYLSQRTKVPQLGVIHDINFVHRPDDLPWLKAKYYNHYFPRFAQLAKRIATVSFYSKEDITRSFKVDYDKIDVVYDGINQIFEPISDEEKVKVRSMFTKGAEYFLFVGALHPRKNVCGLLKAFDAFKSVYNDETKLVVVGGEMHKTGEIFETFENMRHKDDVVFTGRVSTADLHDIFGAALALTFVPFFEGFGIPIVEAMSAGIPVICSNTTSIPEVGGNAVLYADPLKIDQITDAMIRIRKDDALRGKLVEKGFIQKNKFSWDETARLLWMSVEKSLQ, via the coding sequence ATGGTTATTGCCGTAAATACTCGTTTGTTATTAAAAGGGAAGCTTGAAGGAATAGGTTGGTTTACTTATGAAACGCTAAAACGGATGACGATTAATCATCCCGAGCATGAGTTTATTTTTATATTCGACAGGCCGTATAGCAAAGATTATGTTTTTGCCGAGAATGTTACTCCGGTTGTTGTTGGGCCACCAACGCGTCACCCGGTGTTGTGGTATCTGTGGTTTGAATACCAGATACCAAAGATTCTAAAGAAATACAAAGCGGATCTTTTTCTATCGCCCGACGGTTATCTCTCGCAGCGTACCAAAGTACCACAGCTTGGAGTTATTCACGATATTAACTTTGTACATCGACCGGATGATCTTCCCTGGTTAAAAGCGAAATATTACAACCATTATTTCCCGCGATTTGCTCAATTGGCAAAACGAATTGCAACGGTTTCGTTTTACTCAAAAGAAGATATTACCCGTTCGTTTAAAGTTGATTACGACAAAATTGATGTGGTGTACGATGGAATAAACCAGATTTTTGAGCCCATTTCAGACGAAGAAAAAGTGAAAGTACGTTCTATGTTTACAAAGGGAGCTGAATATTTCTTGTTTGTGGGCGCCTTACATCCACGCAAAAATGTCTGTGGATTGTTAAAAGCTTTTGATGCGTTTAAAAGTGTGTATAACGATGAAACAAAACTGGTGGTTGTTGGGGGCGAAATGCATAAAACAGGTGAAATTTTTGAAACCTTTGAAAATATGCGACATAAAGATGATGTAGTGTTTACAGGTCGTGTTTCAACGGCTGACCTGCATGATATTTTTGGGGCAGCATTGGCGCTTACATTTGTTCCGTTCTTCGAAGGTTTTGGCATCCCGATCGTTGAGGCGATGAGCGCTGGAATCCCGGTAATATGTTCCAATACCACATCTATTCCTGAAGTTGGAGGTAACGCAGTTCTTTACGCTGATCCGTTGAAGATCGATCAGATTACTGATGCAATGATTAGGATTAGAAAGGACGATGCTTTACGTGGCAAACTCGTGGAAAAAGGTTTTATCCAGAAAAATAAATTTAGTTGGGATGAAACGGCACGCTTGCTTTGGATGAGTGTGGAGAAATCGCTTCAGTGA
- a CDS encoding ribonuclease HII yields MDKQKLLPFYNKNTIEAGCDEAGRGCLAGPVFAAAVILPADFENELLNDSKKLTEKQRYQLRPIVEEQAVAWAVVAVDNNEIDEVDILNASFLAMNRAVEKLDTNPEHLLIDGNRFRTKSKIPYTCMIKGDGRFYSIAAASILAKTYRDDYMAKIHEEFPQFDWNKNKGYPTKAHRAAIKKHGPTKYHRMTFRLLDEQLSLDL; encoded by the coding sequence ATGGATAAACAGAAACTACTTCCTTTTTATAATAAAAATACAATAGAAGCCGGTTGCGACGAGGCGGGGCGCGGTTGTTTGGCAGGGCCCGTATTTGCTGCTGCGGTAATTCTTCCGGCAGACTTTGAGAATGAGCTGCTGAACGATTCAAAAAAACTGACCGAAAAACAACGTTATCAGCTACGTCCGATTGTTGAAGAACAAGCTGTGGCATGGGCAGTAGTAGCTGTTGACAACAACGAAATTGATGAGGTGGATATTCTGAATGCTTCTTTCTTGGCCATGAACAGGGCGGTTGAAAAGCTTGATACGAATCCGGAGCATTTGCTGATCGATGGTAACCGGTTCCGGACGAAAAGCAAAATTCCCTACACCTGCATGATAAAGGGCGACGGACGATTTTATTCCATTGCTGCGGCATCAATTTTGGCAAAAACCTATCGCGATGATTATATGGCAAAAATCCATGAGGAATTTCCACAATTCGACTGGAACAAAAACAAAGGATATCCTACAAAAGCACATCGCGCTGCCATAAAAAAACATGGCCCAACTAAGTATCATCGAATGACTTTTCGCTTGTTGGATGAACAACTTTCGCTTGATTTATAG
- a CDS encoding sigma-70 family RNA polymerase sigma factor, producing MQLEKIIHKVKKGDRRAQKLLFDKYVDRLFVVARRYAVNEELAEEALFQAFMKIYTKLPDFEYINEPALVGWLTRIVVNQTLMDRRKELSTLYKVETLDEERHDAASFEEMDDGALLELVNDLPDGYRTVFLMNAVDGYAHNEIAQVLGISESTSRSQFFKARKFLQKKLAQDYGQSGT from the coding sequence GTGCAACTCGAAAAGATAATTCATAAAGTAAAAAAGGGCGACCGGCGAGCTCAAAAGCTGCTGTTCGATAAATATGTCGACAGGTTGTTTGTTGTTGCACGGCGCTATGCTGTTAATGAAGAGTTGGCAGAGGAGGCACTTTTTCAGGCTTTTATGAAGATTTACACCAAGTTGCCTGATTTTGAATACATCAATGAGCCGGCATTGGTGGGATGGTTAACACGCATTGTTGTTAACCAAACCCTGATGGACAGGCGCAAAGAACTGAGCACGCTTTATAAAGTGGAAACGTTGGATGAAGAACGACACGATGCCGCCAGTTTTGAAGAAATGGATGACGGAGCGCTGCTGGAGCTGGTAAACGATTTGCCGGATGGATACCGAACCGTGTTTTTAATGAATGCTGTTGATGGTTACGCACATAACGAGATTGCCCAAGTGTTGGGAATTTCGGAGAGCACATCGCGGTCGCAATTTTTTAAAGCACGCAAATTTTTACAAAAAAAACTCGCACAGGATTATGGACAATCTGGAACATAG